The following DNA comes from Kaistia sp. 32K.
CAGGCTTCGGTCGCCGACGCGCTCGACGTCGAGCCGATCACCCTCTCCCGTCACATCGACAGGCTGGAAGCGCTGGGCTATGTCGCGCGCGTTCCGGATCCTGCCGATCGTCGGGCCCGGCGCCTGCACCTGACCGAGAAGGTCCGCCCCCTTCTGGACCAGATGAAGATCATCGGCTCCAACGTGATGGCGGAAGCTCTCGAAGGCGCCTCCGCGTCCGAGACCGAGCTGATGGCCAAGCTCCTCGGCCGCATGCGCAGCAACATGACCGGCCGCGGCTTCGAAACGCTGGTGGCCGAGCCGGCCAAGAGCCCCGCGATCAAGGTGCCGCAAAAGGTCGTCTGACCGGCGCCTGCCAGGTACGAGCGGCTAGCTGCCGCCGCTCTACCGCGCTTTAGTGGATCCACCACCCGCCGAAGGCCGCGAACAGAACTACGCCCCAGGCCGGAATGCGCGCCGGGACGAGCAGCGCGTAGCAGGCGAGCGCCAGCAGCAATTCCCGCATCCCGTGGATCGCCGTCGTGAAGACGGGATCATAGAGCGCC
Coding sequences within:
- a CDS encoding MarR family winged helix-turn-helix transcriptional regulator gives rise to the protein MTRAQWQVLAYLFHNEGSNQASVADALDVEPITLSRHIDRLEALGYVARVPDPADRRARRLHLTEKVRPLLDQMKIIGSNVMAEALEGASASETELMAKLLGRMRSNMTGRGFETLVAEPAKSPAIKVPQKVV